Proteins from a genomic interval of Trichoderma breve strain T069 chromosome 2, whole genome shotgun sequence:
- a CDS encoding GATA zinc finger domain-containing protein, producing MSEVSGTSYANSIAATNELRVPNIPKEYIDGPFLCPICHTLIIVNDRNSWKKHVFRDLQPYVCLFDNCSSPSQVYQRRKDWIAHMKQEHWVSWSCSFGCSKSFRSQESFEKHVTTVHGQNFESIDFQAVLNLCRFPSDTNTVGICPFCFDYEIKSDKSYQSHIGDHLERLALFVLPKTLYDDDSVDDDNNEEDGEGDNNDDGVDSDIEMRLVKDDEYSDHLQGSHGSDSEENEGPDEGNTKRTHKLMDYGTQLMLLEEANKKRLMMARQAQSEMEEIPQDIQPDAPAEFIRQPSPDTSPQTMRSGASPEPDEQMNDSSIHDSWENEELDEDNTERMHPLMDYMPQLMQLEEANKKRLMMARQEQSKMEGIPQDSQSGPAGSNNGQPFPDTSPQETRSESSPTFEEIDREMSRMNNSGIHDSRRDEELNKGNTESAHPLMDYMPRLLQLEQENKKRLMRARQEQSEMEGILRDGQPSAHAGSNRQPSPDISPIAAKSGASGASPNLKDRIRRIISQMDNFMDNYGSPSPNPDDEQSLESPEENVGQAQMNSMNPPSKKVSFAKGKNIAVLPSTTLKYREDSPDSHPDSQGSAMRRSTGAGSPPLSPSFRHETLPPSIPKFGFPLDKDQKDLEAKAESLYARSLKRYGSLSTFHGEGPIETSPTSAPRADGTDTIVPRPRDYSETQRLKEEEDAAEAAEFAAEQRRLEEQSRRLEEQSRQLEEQSRQLKELKRESDIVVEKRRKKEIEYRRLKEEDSADAAEKMRQLEQEFRDEADLHDLQQQLDAIKMRDARAELSRRLKELDRVILKNDEEAAEEMRRLERKFPDEVELHYARQELDAIKKREANAEMERRILKERELLRLEEEDAAEAAEEQRRVGEPLRQLEELKRESDIVVEQRINKEAEYRRLKEEDSADAAERIRIVSGMLRDDAELRSLQRKLDATQKREAGAIEKRILKEPELRRLIEEEYASEAAEGKRRLEGDFREDGESSKEEDQVVPMDWDSIEPPFTDGVMEVEKRRGSAAPPGRCHSCNRIVTTDWRRGPDGARTLCNACGRIYARKRRLEARSLHPKPEERS from the exons ATGTCTGAAGTTTCAGGAACATCGTATGCGAATTCGATTGCTGCCACCAATGAGCTACGAGTGCCTAATATACCAAAGGAGTATATCGACGGGCCATTTTTGTGCCCTATATGCCATACATTAATAATTGTTAACGATAGAAATTCATGGAA GAAACATGTGTTTAGGGACCTTCAACCATACGTGTGCTTATTCGACAATTGTTCATCTCCAAGTCAGGTATATCAGCGTCGTAAAGACTGGATTGCACATATGAAACAAGAGCATTGGGTCTCCTGGTCTTGCTCGTTCGGATGTTCTAAATCGTTCCGCAGCCAAGAAAGCTTCGAGAAACACGTCACAACAGTTCATGGGCAAAACTTCGAGTCCATTGACTTCCAGGCCGTTCTGAATTTATGCCGCTTTCCAAGCGATACAAATACGGTCGGCATATGTCCTTTCTGCTTTGATTACGAGATCAAGTCTGATAAAAGCTATCAATCGCACATCGGTGATCATCTCGAGCGCCTTGCCCTTTTCGTTTTGCCTAAAACAttatatgatgatgatagcGTCGACGATGACAATAATGAGGAGGACGGCGAAGGCGACAATAATGATGACGGTGTTGATTCCGATATTGAGATGCGTCTTGTGAAGGATGACGAGTATAGCGACCATCTTCAAGGGTCTCACGGAAGCGACAGCGAGGAGAACGAGGGACCAGATGAAGGCAACACAAAGCGTACGCACAAGCTGATGGACTATGGTACACAGTTGATGCTGCTTGAGGAGGCGAATAAGAAGCGCCTCATGATGGCCCGCCAGGCGCAGagcgagatggaagaaatccCTCAAGATATCCAGCCCGATGCCCCCGCAGAATTTATTAGACAGCCTTCCCCAGACACCTCGCCCCAGACAATGAGGTCCGGAGCCTCCCCCGAACCTGACGAGCAGATGAATGACTCTAGTATCCACGACAGCTGGGAGAACGAAGAACTAGATGAAGACAACACAGAGCGTATGCACCCGCTGATGGACTATATGCCGCAGTTGATGCAGCTTGAGGAGGCGAATAAGAAGCGCCTCATGATGGCCCGCCAGGAGCAGAGCAAGATGGAAGGAATCCCTCAAGATAGCCAGTCCGGCCCCGCGGGATCCAATAATGGACAGCCGTTCCCAGACACCTCGCCCCAGGAAACAAGGTCAGAAAGCTCCCCCACCTTTGAGGAGATAGACCGCGAAATGTCGCGAATGAATAACTCTGGTATCCACGACAGCCGGAGAGACGAGGAACTAAATAAAGGCAACACAGAGAGTGCGCACCCGCTGATGGACTATATGCCGCGGTTGTTGCAGCTTGAGCAGGAAAATAAGAAGCGCCTTATGAGGGCTCGTCAGGAGCAGAGCGAGATGGAAGGAATTCTTCGAGACGGCCAGCCCAGCGCCCATGCAGGGTCTAACAGGCAGCCTTCTCCAGACATCTCGCCAATAGCAGCAAAGTCCGGAGCCTCTGGAGCCTCTCCCAATCTGAAGGATCGGATAAGACGTATCATATCGCAGATGGATAACTTTATGGATAACTATGGTTCCCCCTCCCCTAATCCTGATGATGAACAGTCTCTCGAGTCCCCCGAAGAAAACGTCGGACAGGCTCAGATGAACAGCATGAATCCCCCCAGCAAGAAGGTTTCTTTTGCCAAAGGCAAGAACATTGCCGTGCTTCCATCTACAACCCTCAAATACCGGGAAGACAGTCCAGATTCTCATCCAGATTCTCAGGGCTCGGCCATGAGGCGCAGCACCGGCGCCGGCAGCCCTCCGCTGTCCCCCTCATTCCGGCATGAAACCCTTCCCCCTTCTATACCGAAATTCGGATTCCCTCTTGATAAAGATCAAAAAGACCTAGAGGCAAAAGCTGAGAGCCTCTATGCcaggagcttgaagagatatGGTAGTCTGTCAACCTTTCACGGCGAGGGTCCCATAGAAACAAGCCCTACATCCGCGCCTCGTGCCGACGGCACAGATACCATTGTACCTCGTCCACGCGATTACAGTGAGACTCAGCGCctcaaagaggaagaggatgctgcCGAAGCTGCTGAATTTGCCGCGGAACAAAGACGACTTGAAGAGCAATCGCGACGACTTGAAGAGCAGTCGCGACAACTTGAAGAGCAGTCGCGACAACTCAAAGAGTTAAAGCGTGAGAGTGACATAGTGGTGGAGAAGCGCAGGAAAAAGGAGATTGAGTATAGGCGTCTTAAGGAGGAAGATTCCGCCGACGCTGCCGAGAAGATGCGACAGCTTGAACAGGAGTTCCGCGATGAGGCCGATCTTCATGATTTACAGCAACAGCTTGATGCTATTAAGATGCGTGATGCCAGGGCCGAGTTGAGCCGCCGATTGAAGGAACTCGACCGTGTGATCCTCAAGaacgacgaggaggctgcCGAAGAGATGCGACGGCTTGAAAGGAAGTTCCCCGATGAAGTTGAGTTACATTATGCACGGCAAGAGCTTGATGCTATTAAGAAGCGCGAGGCCAACGCCGAAATGGAGAGGCGCATACTGAAGGAACGTGAGCTTCTGCGCctcgaagaggaggatgctgctgaagctgccgaAGAACAAAGACGGGTTGGAGAGCCGTTGCGACAACTTGAAGAATTAAAGCGTGAGAGTGACATAGTGGTGGAGCAGCGCATAAATAAGGAGGCTGAGTATAGGCGTCTTAAGGAGGAAGATTCCGCCGACGCTGCCGAGAGGATACGGATTGTAAGTGGCATGTTACGCGATGATGCTGAGCTTCGTTCTTTACAGCGGAAGCTTGATGCTACGCAGAAGCGTGAGGCCGGCGCGATTGAGAAGCGCATACTGAAGGAACCCGAGCTGAGGCGCCTGATAGAAGAGGAGTATGCTTCTGAAGCTGCCGAGGGAAAAAGACGGCTTGAGGGAGATTTTCGTGAAGATGGGGAGAGTTCTAAGGAAGAAGACCAAGTCGTCCCCATGGATTGGGACTCAATTGAGCCACCATTTACAGATGGCGTGATGGAAGTCGAAAAACGACGAGGC AGCGCTGCCCCTCCTGGACGATGCCACAGCTGCAATCGTATCGTCACTACAGACTGGAGACGGGGTCCTGATGGTGCCAGGACTTTATGCAATGCCTGTGGTCGCATTTACGCCCGCAAACGCCGGCTAGAAGCAAGATCACTACATCCCAAGCCTGAGGAGAGAAGCTAG
- a CDS encoding malate synthase domain-containing protein, which translates to MASTESILQGVTLLGKIDDSQRKILTPPALAFLALLHRSFNATRKNLLERRKIRQAELDRGVLPDFLPETKHIRENATWKGAAPAPGLVDRRVEITGPTDRKMVVNALNSDVWTYMADFEDSSAPTWDNMINGQVNLYDAVRRQVDFKQGAKEYKLRTDRKLPTLIVRPRGWHLEEKHFLVDGEPISGSLFDFGLYFFHNAVEATKQGFGPYFYLPKMESHLEARLWNDAFNLAQDYIAIPRGTIRGTVLIETILAAFEMDEIIYELREHSSGLNCGRWDYIFSTIKKFRNNPNFILPDRSAVTMTVPFMDAYVKLLIQTCHKRGVHAMGGMAAQIPIKDDKEANDKAMEGVRADKLREVRAGHDGTWVAHPALASIATEIFNKYMPTPNQLFVRREDVKISQNDLLNMNVPGSITEEGIKKNLNIGLGYMEAWIRGVGCVPINYLMEDAATAEVSRSQLWQWVKHGVSTAEGKRVDKAYALKLLKECTEGLAAKAPQGNKFHLAAQYFSTQVTGEDYADFLTTLLYDEITKPGSPSPASKL; encoded by the exons ATGGCTTCCACAGAAAGCATTCTCCAAGGAGTCACCCTCCTCGGCAAGATTGACGACTCTCAGCGCAAGATCCTCACACCCCCTGCCCTGGCCTTCCTTGCTCTCCTACATCGCTCCTTCAACGCCACTCGCAAGAACCTGCTTGAGCGCCGAAAGATCCGCCAGGCTGAGCTGGATCGCGGTGTTTTGCCTGATTTCCTGCCCGAGACCAAGCACATCCGCGAGAATGCCACATGGAAGGGAGCAGCGCCCGCGCCTGGTCTGGTTGACCGACGCGTTGAAATCACGGGCCCGACTGACCGAAAGATGGTCGTCAATGCTCTGAACTCTGATGTCTGGACATACATGGCTGATTTTGAAG ACTCCAGTGCCCCTACATGGGACAACATGATCAACGGCCAGGTCAACCTGTACGACGCTGTCCGCCGCCAGGTTGACTTCAAGCAGGGCGCCAAAGAGTACAAGCTCCGAACTGACCGCAAGCTCCCCACCCTGATTGTCCGTCCCCGAGGCTGGCACCTCGAGGAGAAGCATTTCCTCGTTGATGGCGAGCCCATCTCCGGCAGTCTCTTCGACTTTGGCCTGTACTTCTTCCACAACGCCGTCGAGGCAACGAAGCAGGGCTTCGGACCGTACTTTTACCTGCCCAAGATGGAGAGCCACCTCGAGGCTCGTCTGTGGAACGACGCCTTCAACTTGGCTCAGGACTACATTGCCATTCCTCGCGGCACTATCCGAGGCACTGTCTTGATTGAGACTATCCTTGCTGCCTttgagatggacgagatcATCTATGAGCTGCGTGAGCACAGCTCCGGTCTCAACTGCGGTCGCTGGGACTACATCTTCAGCACCATCAAGAAGTTCCGCAACAACCCCAACTTTATTCTCCCCGACCGATCTGCCGTCACCATGACGGTTCCCTTCATGGATGCCTACGTCAAGCTCCTCATTCAGACCTGCCACAAGCGTGGTGTTCACGCCATGGGTGGCATGGCCGCTCAGATCCCCATCAAGGACGACAAGGAGGCGAATGACAAGGCCATGGAGGGCGTCCGCGCCGACAAGCTGCGCGAGGTCCGTGCCGGCCATGACGGCACATGGGTTGCCCACCCTGCTCTCGCCAGCATCGCGACCGAAATTTTCAACAAGTACATGCCTACTCCTAACCAGCTGTTTGTCCGTCGCGAGGACGTCAAGATTAGCCAAAACGACTTGCTCAACATGAACGTTCCCGGAAGCATCACCGAggagggcatcaagaagaacCTCAACATTGGTCTGGGCTACATGGAAGCCTGGATCCGAGGAGTTGGCTGCGTCCCCATCAACTACCTCAT GGAGGATGCCGCCACAGCCGAAGTCTCCCGAAGCCAGCTCTGGCAATGGGTCAAGCACGGCGTCTCAACCGCCGAGGGCAAGCGCGTCGACAAGGCCTACGCCCTCAAGCTCCTCAAGGAGTGCACCGAGGGCCTTGCCGCAAAGGCTCCTCAGGGCAACAAGTTCCATCTCGCTGCTCAGTACTTTTCTACCCAGGTCACTGGTGAAGATTATGCCGATTTCTTGACAAC ACTTCTTTATGATGAGATCACAAAGCCTGGTTCTCCTTCGCCGGCATCTAAGCTGTAA